A DNA window from Helianthus annuus cultivar XRQ/B chromosome 15, HanXRQr2.0-SUNRISE, whole genome shotgun sequence contains the following coding sequences:
- the LOC110945038 gene encoding protein DOG1-like 3 has product MILDTTPFMADEEPIASSSSNPPPTSSESFNTFFENWLREQNSHLEELVTAANNHNNNNNNENDAVLLQLIEKVVRQYEQYYRTKSDWEKRDAIAMYTPSWLSNLEDAFLWIGGWRPTLAIHLLYSKLGIQVDAKLDDLIRGIATGDLSDLAPKQMEKIDELHRKIIHEERVLTEKLAKVQETAADRSMVELSIAVSEMMRSGGSDGGESEERVEEVLEVKCGEMEELLHMADHLRLETLKAVIEILTPIQAVHFLIAKAELYLRLHEWGKKRGTIGKGVNWSCMSGCARVAGNPVFKF; this is encoded by the coding sequence ATGATACTTGACACCACACCTTTCATGGCGGACGAGGAGCCGATAGCCTCCTCCTCTAGTAATCCTCCTCCTACATCTTCCGAATCATTCAACACATTCTTTGAAAACTGGCTCCGCGAACAGAACTCGCACCTCGAAGAACTCGTGACCGCCGctaacaaccacaacaacaacaacaacaacgaaaACGACGCCGTTCTGTTACAACTAATCGAAAAAGTTGTACGGCAGTACGAACAGTACTACCGAACAAAATCCGATTGGGAGAAACGAGACGCGATCGCGATGTACACTCCCTCATGGCTGAGCAACCTCGAGGACGCGTTTCTATGGATCGGTGGATGGCGACCGACGTTAGCGATTCATTTACTCTACTCTAAATTAGGTATTCAGGTAGACGCGAAGCTCGATGATCTAATTCGCGGTATAGCTACCGGAGATTTATCCGATTTGGCGCCAAAACAGATGGAGAAAATTGATGAGTTGCATAGGAAAATAATACATGAAGAGCGAGTGTTGACGGAGAAACTGGCGAAAGTGCAGGAGACGGCGGCAGATAGGTCGATGGTGGAGCTTTCGATTGCGGTATCGGAGATGATGAGGAGTGGTGGCAGTGATGGGGGAGAGAGTGAGGAGAGGGTGGAGGAGGTGCTGGAGGTGAAATGTGGTGAGATGGAGGAGTTGTTGCATATGGCAGATCATTTGAGATTGGAGACGTTGAAGGCGGTTATAGAGATATTGACGCCGATACAGGCGGTGCATTTTTTGATTGCTAAGGCGGAGCTGTATCTCCGGTTGCACGAGTGGGGGAAGAAGAGGGGTACAATAGGCAAGGGAGTTAATTGGAGCTGCATGTCTGGTTGCGCGCGAGTGGCGGGAAATCCAGTTTTTAAGTTTTAG